A part of Pyramidobacter porci genomic DNA contains:
- a CDS encoding GNAT family N-acetyltransferase yields MKIVKIDDSDKTKYMELLLIADEQVHMIEKYLYRGDMFALCDDDARAICVVTQEHAGRYELKNIVTVPEHQRKGYGQKLIAFIVDHYKKPGGELYAGTGNTPAILRFYERCGFVKSHIVKDFFVENYDHPIYEDGRQLIDMIYLKRDL; encoded by the coding sequence ATGAAGATCGTAAAGATCGATGACAGCGATAAAACAAAGTATATGGAACTTCTGCTGATCGCGGATGAACAGGTACACATGATAGAGAAATATTTGTATCGCGGCGACATGTTCGCTTTATGCGACGACGACGCAAGGGCGATCTGTGTCGTCACACAAGAACACGCAGGGAGATACGAGCTTAAAAATATCGTTACCGTTCCCGAACACCAACGGAAAGGATATGGGCAAAAGCTCATTGCCTTTATCGTCGATCACTACAAGAAGCCTGGCGGCGAGTTATATGCAGGGACAGGCAATACTCCTGCGATACTCCGTTTCTACGAAAGATGCGGATTTGTAAAATCACACATCGTCAAAGATTTTTTTGTAGAGAATTATGACCACCCTATATATGAAGATGGTCGACAGCTGATCGATATGATTTACTTGAAAAGGGATCTATAA